The following DNA comes from Megalobrama amblycephala isolate DHTTF-2021 linkage group LG20, ASM1881202v1, whole genome shotgun sequence.
TCACATTCTTTTGGTTTCTCTGcccaatatttttaaaaattaaaaattcaatgAAAATACAGGTATCGGTTCTCAGTAGtactaaaagtaaaagtatcagACTGGAAAAagtggtatcggtgcatccctactaaAAATATGTTGTAAACGGcattatagaaatatatttttcaactttaaaatattttgtttaaaccTACAAAAGCATTTACAATCTTAAATACATTTATGGGTAAATGCATGCACTTTaaatttttatagaaatatttaaaaatgtaaaacgtatcaaaaatatatatatatatatatatatatatatatatatatatatatatatatatatatatatatatatatattagcaaTATAGTGGTTGGccattttatgtatatttttgttgCATGGAACTACAAACTGcagttaaaatatttataaattactGTTTATGTGtacataaaacacataatattaGTGTACATGATTGTGTTTACCTTTACTAGTGTCTGTGGCTTCTTTCTTTATCTCACACTCTTTATTCCAGTCTTGTGGTATGACGTCACGTGTGCGTTTCACAAAGTCCTGTAGGGGGCAGCGCTGGGAACAGCCAGGTAAAGACACAGCGTACGGCTCAACGGCGCTGTCATTGCGATAAAACATCTCCACTGAAAACATCCTGAAAGAGACGAGAAAAGGAATATTTTGGTTGACCAAAGAAACGTAAGTTTAGAAAAATGCGGACGTTATGTTACCCGTTCTCTTCCTGGTGAAGCTCAATCAGATGACACGAGGCATACGGTGGCTGCAGGCCACTAAAGACATCCAGGGCTTCCTGCAGAGCTACAATTGTTGTGTCATGCTAGTAAGGAAACATGAGAAAACATTACATGAACTTCTTTCTCTCAACAGAGCACATTTCTGTTTTAGCACGACACGTGACTTACAGCTGAGTATACTATCATCTTCGTTTTTTGTTCATTATCTGAAGCTGCTGCAGATGAGATATTCTTAATGATCTGATCTAACAGCAGGCCTGCGAATGAGAGCGTAAGAAAGGTATTGCACATTTCTTTACATTGATGTGTCCCTTCAATTATAATTACACACCGCTTCTCCCTCTGTTCAACATTGattgattaaaaatatgaaGCTCTGGCCAGGCATGAGCTCTCACCTCCCTGAAGTCTGCTCTTCTCCTTTCTCTCATAGACTCCAAACATAATCTGGTAAGAAAAGTCATTCAGCACCTTCAGCGTTTCCATCACATCTGGAGTCACCCAGTCTGGTAGCACCTTCCCATGCTTTGACTGTGGAAGGAGAATAACAGAACTGATCTGACACAATTCATGGTGTTTGTCTGAGCATCTATAGATCAGTCTGCCATAAAATTATGTAAAGTGTAAAGAGAACTCAACATCACGAAACTTGAGTCAAGAaatgcatactatccatcctacatagtatgtgacattaataatattcagtactatttagggcggagagggtggatagtatgcacactGGGATCCAGGGAAGGTGTTTCATGGGGATGGGTGGGCACTAAAGAGTTCTTTTGGTGTGATTTTGTTGTCACGATTCTCTGGTTGGTAGAGATTTCTTTGAAGAATCATGGTTAATGTAGAttttcaccaggaattccaTTGTTAAACGTGattatttagagaaaaaattaaataatgtggatgtttctgccactaaattaaaaaaaagagaggcaaatgcgactttttatcttacaattctgacttttttataCAACCttacaattgcatgttataaagtcagaaaactcacaattccaactttatatctcgcaattctgactttgtatctcgcaattccgactttgtatTTCGCAATTTccgactttgtatctcgcaattccgactttgtatctcgcaattccgactttgtatctcgcaattccgactttgtatctcgcaattccgactttgtatctcgcaattacgactttgtatctcgcaattccgactttgtatctcgcaattccaaccttgtatctcgcaattctgactttgtatctcgcaattctgactttgtatctcacaattctgactttgtatctcgcaattccaactttgtatctcgcaatttcaaccttgtatctcgcaattccgactttatatctcgcaattctgactttgtatctcacaattctgactttgtatctcgcaattccaaccttgtatctcgcaattctgactttgtatctcacaattctgactttgtatctcgcaattccaactttgtatctcgcaatttcAACCttgtaactcacaattccgactttatatctcgcaattctgactttgtatctcgcaattccgactttgtatctcgcaaatcctactttatatctcgcaattccgactttgtatctcgcaattctgactgtcTTTAATATATCATTCAAATACTTAGCAGGCAAGATTGACTGGCAGAGTCTCTTAATGCTAGATGAAGTTATGAATAATGTGCACATGAACGCCAGGTGAAACTCACCTCACAGAACAACGTGTCATAGACAGTCCAAACAGAATCAACAGAGACtgtcttctttcctgtttttattcTCACCATTTCTATAAATGCCTGcacaaaaacacaatgacatAACCATGATTGTAGTAACTTGTTTTTCATTgcacatttacattacaagaCAGGGAACATACAAGCAAGTTGGACTCACCTTGTAAGTGACAGtcattttatgaaaaatgtctGAATTTTTAGTCTCATTCATGAGCTGTATGTAACGTGGACAGTTTCTTAGCGGGAAATGGAGCAGCTGGAAAGAAAATGGTCGTGGAAACAGATTTCATATATCTAGAGATATTTACTGATGCTGCTGTGCAAATATGAACTCGACACTAAAGAGAGGCCAGGGCCAAGTTTCAGTGTGCTGCAATATTGCGGAGAGAAAAAGTGGGAACAGAGCTTCAGTGTGATGTCTTACCAAATCTTTATCCTCTGGGACAGTGTGAACAGGTATCGGCTGCCATTTCAAACCAGGAATAAACTCCTCAGAACTGCTAGGTGGGAACATGGCAGCCAGGTTAGCTTCTGCACTCATCAATGTCCGGTCAAGATCTACGCTTCTGATGTATATCTGCAACACAAAGATGGAATATGCCATTTAAAAATGCAGGTCTGACAACTTTATGTATCCATTTATTGAATatgtttaaacaaatttaaagAGAGAGTGACCTCTTTCCGGTTATAGTTCTCACTCAGGAATCCTCTGTAGCGTTTCTTTAAAAACTGACCTAGTTCATATTGCTGCTTCTTTCCCTCCTGGAAAATTGAGAAGATTGAGTTACAGTAATATAAACACCCTCTTATGAAATCTTATAGTGAAAGGCTGAAATAACATCCTTAAAGTACATTCAGTAGTTTGGTGCCTATTAAAAATGTACACAGACTGTGCTCATAACAGTTTTCTATAAAAACAGTCTAAAGTCAATGCTGCAATATTATTTAAAGAGCGCGTTAGTGATATGTGCCAataggcgggtgcacaacgggtgtacactctgcttgttacacacaaacatgccaaatattaaaaataaaaggattacaatgtaaaagattattattgtgtgcataaagataaaaatgctttggtggaatctggATTGTCTAGGGGTGTagcgatacgctcaggtcacgatacggtacgtatcacgatattttgaacaaaatgaaactgaaattcaaataagacttatttaaaaaaacattaacaaatgacaataattttccttgttgtacatacaagatcatatttcaaggtttaataaaaaccttctgtattcaaattaatagcTGAATAGGTCTGTCTGTTActgaaaaaatatgttaaatttaacatgaacttagaattaagaATCATAAGGGACCGTTCACATGGAAGGCGCGGCcacaccgcttctccttctttccaaagcgcttgcgctcccatGGCGTCGGTctttgctatgcaaccatgaactgcgctcTCCAAGAGGAAtaggaagtttcagcaaaggataaattgatttctagcccttgcattatcTTTACTActaaatatatttatggagataagatataaaaaccaccctgtacagctatgatcagctgttcggctgagattttgatgttacggaaaggccgaagctgattggttggttcttgtcacaaggcttgcggcattctgaaaagttgagaatttttcATCTCGATGCGCCTGGAAAACACACCGCATgtgcgtcgcgaccgcgttgcttccattatgagcgcgcctgccgcgtggctacatttgaaataactgacttgcacgcggaaaagacacAAAATGTGAATGGCCCCAGAACTtcttaaacctgcttgcaagattcgaTGTGTgcgcgaaacacttactgaactagagagctgattgagacacacccttaATATGTGGTGACAACCCGTCTTCTCTCACTGCCACCTCCATGttgcagagtaggtcacgtCGGCAGCTCAACCAATGAGATTAGACTGCCGTCATATCGTAGAAGTATCGCCATCGCTCTACGATACATATTgtaacatttttgcatcacaAAATATCATACTTTGatatatcgttacacccctaggaTTGTCTCATAGATGGTCTTTAACCTTGTGCAtgagcagatccgtttcctcaCTAGAGAACCATTCCGTTTTTCTGCTTGCAAATTCTGCCATGTAAACAGTAAATCCGATGTAACTGATTAAAACAAAGAGaataatgtatgtgtgtgcatgtctgCATACCTGGGAGAGCTGTCCAAAACCCTGGGGCCAGTCATTCTCCTTGTAGGGATCGGTTGGATAGGTATCGAGTGGAGATCTGTCGCCATGACGATAGAGCTGACAGAGAGGAAGTCAAATACTTTACTGAGTAATGGGGatttatgtatgtgtatgttcaGGAGGATTAAACTACACAGTGCAACTGCGGTTAGATCAGAAAATCCAGCTTGTCACGTGCTCATTGAAGTGCTGTTGAAGTGAAGGCTCAGCGAGATATCAAACTGCGAAGCTTACAACTAGAAGCAGAGTCTGCACGCCATACGCATCTGCCAAATCCACGTTCCAGACCTTCCTTACCTGTTTTCACTAGTGTTCCGGTGCAGAATAGCacagttaatttcaacattgatgtaGCGAAGATTGTCAAACTGTTACCTCCATTTCGAGAAGCTGAGGTAGATGCTTACTTCCTAGCATTTGAGTGCATTGCTGCAAAACTAGGATGGCCAAAAGGATATGTGGTGTGGATGTATTAGATTGTGGGATTGAACTAGGCTGTGTTAAAGTATTGTTGCATAAAGCCCCTGGTGTTCCAGTTACTTATTGGGGTGGCATACTCATGAGACGTTGGCAAGCGCAAGTGAATGGGAATGTGTTAGTGGTACATCAACTTGTTCTGCCTTTTGCTTACCGCACTCAGGTCCTGAAGTTGGCACATGAGCACCCCCTGTCTGGTCACCTTAGCATCACTAAAATGTATAAACACATCTTAAAGTATTTATTCTGGCCTGGACTGAGGAACAGTGTACTGTCGAGCTTGCAGTGAATGTCAAATTTAAGATAAGCCTAACCAGCTTCCCTTCTGCTCCTCTTCATCCCATACCAGTGATAAGTGAGCCGTTTGAATGCTTGATTTTGGATTGTGTTGGACCCTTGCCCAAGTCAAAATCAGGGCATCAGTATATTTTAACTCTGATGTGGGCTGCCAGACGATTCTCTTGAAAGCTGTTTCCTTGCATTCTCTGAAAGCTAATGTCATAGTCAAAGAGATCATCAAGTTCTGTTCTGTTCGATGTTTGGACTATGGACTGACCAGGGCTCCAACTTCAGCTCAAAGCTGTTTGCTCAGGTTTTGAAAGAGTTAAAGAGTTTCTCACCAAATGTCTAGCTGATGTTCCCGGCAGAACCTCTATGATCAAACATGACGTCATGTGAGCCTGATCAAACAGCCTAAAAAATCATGATCTTTCTACACCTAGCCATAGGAGCTCCTTGGAGTTCTTCCTTGTTTATTAGTGCCTAAACAAGACTTGACAGACTTTCGTTTCTGCACAGACTATCGGTAAATAGCGTGACAAAGCCAGATTCCTTTCCTCTGCCCAGAATAGAGGATTGAGTAGACCGAATCTGTAGTACACAGTTTGTTACGAAGCTTGACCTACTGAAAGGTTATTGGCAAGTACCATTACCCGTGCTTGTCTTTGTGACACCTGATAACCTGTTGCAGTACTCGGTTATGGCCCTCGGGAAGTGCAATGCTCCGGCAACATTCCAAAGGCTGATGCAACAAGTGTTGTCAGGAATCCCCAACTTTGAAGCCTACTTAGATGATGTAGTAGTTTACTCTCACACATTTAGGAAGAGCATCTAAGTGGCCTTGATAAAGCTTTCAATGCATTAGCCAAAGCTTCACTAACCCTCAACCTGCTTAAATGTGAGTTTGCCGAACCAGTTGTTACCTATTTAGGTAAAAAGGTAGGTCAGGGTCAAGTAAAACCGGTGGAAGCAAAGGTAGCAGCTATCTTGGACTTTCCTCCACCTCGTAATAAGAGAGAGTTGCAGCGTTTTCTTGGAATGCCAAGATAGTATCGGAGCTTCTGCAAGAATTTCGCTACAGTGGTCACTCCTTTGACTGACCAACTTTGTATTGCCAAGAATGTTTTTTGGTCCTCTCAATGCAAGTCTGCTTTTAACGCTGCCAAAGGTCTTTTAAATAGTGCTCCTGTACTTTCTGCTCCTTGTTTCACTCTCCCGTTCAAGCTGCAAGTACTGTAGATGTTATTTTGTAGTGTATATTCTGTTAGATGTGTGCTggtgtttttcttcttctctctgtctctctgcatGTTCTCTGCTGCTCTAATAGGTGCGGAAGAGAGAGAGGTGATTGCTCACACCTGCTGCTCGTTACTGAGGAGAGGCTGCATGCTCAAAAGAAGCTTCGAGTGACATTCAAACTGTAGCTTGCCTTCCAGAGTGCCGTTTCCCTGTTGTATTGTGTAGAGTTGAGTTAAAACGAACAGTTTTGTCAAACCAGCTGTAGCCTACATTTACTTAGCACACACTAGTCTCTGGCAGTATAATACTCACCACAGTGACAAACTTGAGCGTCCTCTCTCCATTGGAAAGACTAAAAGCGAAGACAAACACGGTGATCAGAAAACAGGAATCCATACTTGCGGAGATAGAGTACAGTAACCTCATTGAATGATTGTTGTCTGATCTCGCAAACACAACAAGAAGAGCTGCAAGGTTTTCCAAGTAAAAGAGTGCTCCCATTGGTCAATGCACtctgcagctttaaaaactTGTAATGTGATTGGCCTTCTTGGAACAGAGAAGGACTTCAGACcaaattgcaaacaaaaattGTGGGCTGTAAACTGCAAATGTGGGTCATGTTTAATCTGGCATCCAAGACCAGTCTTAATTAAGGTGTATTTGAAGGTGtattgtctttctttctttctttcttaacaGTCTCTGCAATTTTAAACCAGTCCTGCAACAGGAAAATGAGAGGAAACCAGTTTTGCAGCATACCTTACTGGATATTGTATTCAATGTTGGATTGTGAATGCATGAATAAACAAATGGCAAAAAAAGCAGTCAATAGAATGAGCAGTCTTATCTGTTGATGGTAGGATCGATGAAATGATGAAATCGAATAGATGTCCTTGTTGATGTAGGCCTGGAGTTCATTGAATAAAGTCCTTGGGCAGTTGCAatactgcacccaaacaaactcCAAAGTTCGTTTTATTCCCAAACAATAAACTTCACAAAAGCATACACAAACTCAAACTCTTGCAGGCGAATGGACCAATGGATCAGACGTGAAGATGGTTTTGAATGGTTGAATATCCATGTTAGAGCACCCTGAAAGGTCTCGACTGGCTATATCACCACGCAGCACTCTTTCTCCGAAACTGAGAAAGACCATTTCTCATCTCCCTGTAATAGATGTGAGGAGTAGGCAATGACATGTTCCACACCGTCTATATTTTGGGTCAGGACTGCTCCCAAATCAATGTCACTAGCATCAGTCTGGACTCTAAAAGGCTTTAACAAATCCTGGGTGATTAAAACTGAGGCATTGGTTAATTCATGTTTGATCAACTCAAAAGAACTCTGATATTCCTCCGTACAAGTCCAGGTAGCTCCTTTCCATTTCAAGGCAGCTTTCTCTGAAAATTGAGGGATGAATCTGTGGTAGCATCCTACTAGACCTAAGAAACGTTGTACTTCTTTCAGAGACTTGGGGACAGGAAATGTGGCTACAGCTTCAACTTTAGCAGGGTCAGATTACATATCATAAAAGCTTCAAAGATTTCTGCATCAGGTTGCACTTTTGGTGTTTTAGGGTGAGACCTGCTCAATTCAGACACTGGAAGACTTCTCTTAGGTGGGCTAGATGTTCTTCCTCAGACTTGGAGTAAACTAAAACATCGCTGATGTATACAAAACAACTCGTACCCCTCATGTCAAGTTGCTGGAATGTGGTTGCGGCATTTTTGAGGCCGAAAGGTAAACAAAGTAATTCATATATCCTGATGATGTAGTGAAAGCAGTTTTGGGGGTAATCTCTGACTCCATCTCAACTTGCCAATACCCACTTTTGAGGTTGAGGGCACTGAAAATAGCAGCTCCGTGCAGAGACTCAAGGATTTCATGTATTTGTGGCATGAGGTAACAGTCCTAGTAAGTCTTTGAattcaaaaccaacacaaaaaatgtttcttgatgaACTGTTGTTTCTCAGGTGATACTCTGTATGGTTTCTTATGAATGAATATTTCACTGCTTGTAAAAATGCAGTGTTTGACTACATCAGTGTGTCCCATTTCGTTGGTACAAACGGTGGACTATTTTCTCATCAGATGCTTGAGTTGTGACTGGTATTCTGGAGATGTGTCTGCATTGGTGACCAGTAGGGTTGGGAACCAAGAACCAGTTCTTATCCAGAACTGGCTGTGTTTTTTTGCACAGTTTTGGTTCCGAAAACAGTTCTTGGTGGGCGAAGTGCGGGGAACGTATCCTTTAATAGAGATGTCTCGCCTCATGAATATTATAGCAATGAATGCATTGAAAAGCCCTTGCAGAGTCACGGTACTTATATACCACGTCAGATATCAAtcaagagagagagatgcacaAAGTTGcatgattaatctttaaaagatcGCGTTCTCGATTTCATCACCCACATGATctaattcctaaatgacaacgatttgCCCATgtatattaaacctttgacgAAAATAAAATCGCAAcatttaaatctgtgttcacgctgctctttagagagagcagttgtcatgtttagatataaacagcttcacaaaaatcttttcaaacacacagtatcattatttttgttacaaatattccaattatcacagaagtatacaaaagtttattatttagaTATAAACGCTGATGTCTATGTTACCGaccaaaatagaataaatcactgtcatgatcatgagttggagtgccctgtttagccaccagagggcactccaacatggacttTGTTCACCTTAGACTACATCACCCATAATTCacctcctggactcattatcctcgtttcattgcactcagctgttttgtgtttgttcattaatgtctgtctatttatactccgTTGTTTCTGCCTTTGTTTGTGGTTCGTCGTATATTGTTACATGCACTTTTGTATTCCtggctttttgtttttgtggactgtttacgtggagtttgacccttgcctgttatTGGATTTACGACCTTGGATTTCCCTATAATAAAGCTGCGCTTGGATCCCTACATCTTGTCTGTGCATTCCGTGacaatcaccttttgaaagtaactggGTGCTTCAAATAACGACTGTGTCGATTGCATTGTtacgccactaggtggcaacaaattactgttaaaaatgtatcaatGACTGAAGAAACAAGTGAATTCTTTATGAATccaacttacaaaaatattctgtttcacttggatCTGGATCTTACAAGTGTGTTCAAGCATCTTATTTGTGTTGAATTTGTGGTAACACTGTACAATACGGTTAatatgttaacattagttaatgtactaactaacatgaactaatacatttgttactgtatttgttaatctttgttaatactagttaataaaaaatacagctgttcatagtttgttcatgttacttcacagtgcattaactaatgttaacaaacaactcttgattttaataatgtattagtaaatgttgaaattaacattaacaaaggttaataaatgctgtagaaatgcagttcattattagttcatgttattgTAGTTAAAtaatgaaccttaatgtaaagtgttagcaaATTTGTTGAGATTAGCAGTCTGTTAATCTCATTTCACAAgcataataaacacaaaaacgacTGTACAGTGAGATCCTCATCCTTCATAACATACAAAGTTAAAT
Coding sequences within:
- the LOC125255028 gene encoding lysosomal acid phosphatase-like isoform X1, whose protein sequence is MGALFYLENLAALLVVFARSDNNHSMRLLYSISASMDSCFLITVFVFAFSLSNGERTLKFVTVGNGTLEGKLQFECHSKLLLSMQPLLSNEQQLYRHGDRSPLDTYPTDPYKENDWPQGFGQLSQEGKKQQYELGQFLKKRYRGFLSENYNRKEIYIRSVDLDRTLMSAEANLAAMFPPSSSEEFIPGLKWQPIPVHTVPEDKDLLLHFPLRNCPRYIQLMNETKNSDIFHKMTVTYKAFIEMVRIKTGKKTVSVDSVWTVYDTLFCESKHGKVLPDWVTPDVMETLKVLNDFSYQIMFGVYERKEKSRLQGGLLLDQIIKNISSAAASDNEQKTKMIVYSAHDTTIVALQEALDVFSGLQPPYASCHLIELHQEENGMFSVEMFYRNDSAVEPYAVSLPGCSQRCPLQDFVKRTRDVIPQDWNKECEIKKEATDTSKDAVKCITSIRHIFRSTLDDCLKGKDIHFSVSAHPLY
- the LOC125255028 gene encoding lysosomal acid phosphatase-like isoform X2 gives rise to the protein MRLLYSISASMDSCFLITVFVFAFSLSNGERTLKFVTVLYRHGDRSPLDTYPTDPYKENDWPQGFGQLSQEGKKQQYELGQFLKKRYRGFLSENYNRKEIYIRSVDLDRTLMSAEANLAAMFPPSSSEEFIPGLKWQPIPVHTVPEDKDLLLHFPLRNCPRYIQLMNETKNSDIFHKMTVTYKAFIEMVRIKTGKKTVSVDSVWTVYDTLFCESKHGKVLPDWVTPDVMETLKVLNDFSYQIMFGVYERKEKSRLQGGLLLDQIIKNISSAAASDNEQKTKMIVYSAHDTTIVALQEALDVFSGLQPPYASCHLIELHQEENGMFSVEMFYRNDSAVEPYAVSLPGCSQRCPLQDFVKRTRDVIPQDWNKECEIKKEATDTSKDAVKCITSIRHIFRSTLDDCLKGKDIHFSVSAHPLY